Proteins encoded in a region of the Scatophagus argus isolate fScaArg1 chromosome 1, fScaArg1.pri, whole genome shotgun sequence genome:
- the dbx1a gene encoding homeobox protein DBX1-A produces MMIPSVIAPPAIYPGLYRPAAALPLQQTLPSVFPTHSSFLVEDLLRISRPAAFINRTVPPTSASLPTATTTVSFSGAALERAAATTAMTRESCSPKTSVPSSKDPTFLKFGVSAILAPSPKTASPPPAVHGLHSKTFPIPCFDGNFHPIFRTPYLPASSSVVPIPGTFSWPLATRGKPRRGMLRRAVFSDVQRKALEKMFQKQKYISKPDRKKLASKLGLKDSQVKIWFQNRRMKWRNSKERELLSSGGCREQTLPTKANPHPDLSDVGKKSSADEEEEEEEEFGRESIMAAGSSISSPSLSSKHSDFSESDEEEITVS; encoded by the exons ATGATGATCCCAAGCGTCATCGCGCCTCCTGCCATCTACCCGGGCCTGTACCGGCCCGCCGCTGCCCTGCCGCTGCAGCAGACCCTGCCGTCCGTCTTCCCGACGCACTCCAGCTTTCTAGTGGAGGACCTGCTGCGGATAAGCCGCCCGGCCGCCTTCATAAACCGGACTGTCCCGCCAACGAGCGCCTCCCTGCCCACCGCCACGACCACCGTGTCCTTCAGCGGCGCAGCCTTGGAGCGCGCGGCGGCCACGACCGCGATGACGCGCGAATCGTGCTCGCCGAAAACGTCAGTGCCGAGCAGCAAGGACCCAACTTTTCTCAAGTTTGGAGTGAGCGCCATCCTCGCACCTTCACCAAAGACCG CGTCGCCCCCTCCCGCAGTCCACGGCCTGCACTCCAAGACCTTCCCCATCCCCTGCTTCGACGGAAACTTTCACCCCATATTCAGGACACCTTATTTACCAG CATCCTCATCCGTTGTTCCCATCCCCGGGACCTTTTCGTGGCCCCTGGCCACCAGAGGGAAGCCGCGCAGAGGGATGCTGAGGAGGGCGGTGTTCTCAGACGTGCAGCGTAAGGCCTTGGAGAAAATGTTCCAGAAACAGAAGTACATCAGCAAGCCCGACAGGAAGAAACTGGCCTCTAAGCTGGGCCTGAAAGACTCACAG GTGAAAATCTGGTTCCAGAACCGGCGGATGAAGTGGAGAAACTCCAAGGAACGAGAGCTGCTGTCGTCCGGCGGCTGCCGCGAGCAGACGCTGCCCACCAAAGCCAACCCGCATCCGGACCTGAGCGACGTGGGCAAGAAGTCGTCAGccgatgaagaggaggaggaggaagaagagttCGGGAGGGAGAGTATAATGGCGGCAGGGTCCAGCATCTCCTCTCCGTCTCTTTCCAGTAAGCACTCGGACTTCTCAGAGTCAGACGAAGAAGAAATAACAGtatcttaa